The Lycium barbarum isolate Lr01 chromosome 11, ASM1917538v2, whole genome shotgun sequence genome contains the following window.
TTTCGAGTTAGCACGTAGTGGGAATAGTCCCTCATCTACACGGGAAGAGAGCGTCAAGAAAATAGGGCTTGTGCAAGCAAGCCATACTATACTTCAAGCGGAATAGTGCTGCCTCACTTTCTTTAGGTAGGCTGAGAAGCTGATTCCCATCATAGATTATTTCCTTCTAATTGAAACATGCCTAAGATGTTTTAACCAAAACAAAAATTGAGCCCCCTGTTCCTCAAACAATTACATCGATAGTCAAGATATTCGCAGCCACGCATAAAGAATATCCTATGAATGCCCTTTTTTCTAGCCTGGAGTTTTTTGGGATGCCTCAAGATAGAACAAAAAGCCTCTTGGTGATCTTGTCTTGGATTTTGCATGTATTGACTAACAAATCCAAGAGCAAGGGTTAGATTTAGTCGGGTTATAGTCAGATAGATAAGATTTCTAACAAAACTTTTAGACCTCTCTGGATTTTCAAAGAGCAAGAGATCATCCTTACTGGATTTCAAAGTCGGATCCATAGGAGTATCCACATAACTCCCAACAATCCAGTTTGTAAAATACTTCGTTTGATAAAGTGATATTTCCGCCATTGATCGTGCTACTTCAATACCTAACAAGTATCAAAGCTTTAGTAGATCCTTGGTAAAAAATGTTTACTAAAATACTATTTCAGGTCAACAATTCATGTCCTCTCACGACCTGTAATTACAAAATCATCAACATAGACATCAAGGATTAGAGATCCACTTTGGATATGACAAAAAATACTAAATGATCAACCTCAGTTTGCTTCAACCCATATGTAGAAAGAACTCCATGCCCTCTGGATTATGTTCTAGACTTACCAATCTTGGCTAGCTTGTTTTCCTTGCGCTAAGCCCTTCTCTTAACTACAACCTTAGTGAATAGTGAAAATCATTATTCCTCCAATCTTTGTGTTATAATTTGACCCCCACTCCTGGCGTGCTAAGCCATAGTATGATCTTTAAGAAAATCCTTCCTAGTGTGACAAGCCTCACCTCAACGGTCTCGAGCCATGGTCTGGGTGAATGAACTAGTCTTATCCCCCTAACATAAGAGTTCTAGTTATGAACAACTGAAAATGGGTCCTCTAGATTCCTTATAACCATCCTTTTTGCCCATTCCCCCTTATGCGTACTTCATGGCCTATAGGCCTACAGATGCTTGAGACCCCAAAATAGCCTTTCTTTCACGTTCCCCCTCTTTCCTTATATTAGGTTAGCATTTATGCTGCTTCACATAACTATATTCAATTAATTGAGTAGAGAGAGCAATTGGATTAGTCTTGGCTCTTGTTCTAAAGGCTCTCTTATCACAGGTCACTATTCCATCCTTTTTCGAAAGGATAGATTCTTTTCTCATCGATTCATCTAGATTTCAAGTTGAAATATTGAACATAATCCTGTTTCTGGTAAAGGCCTTGGAGAATGACTTGCCACACTTTCTAGCTTGACTGTTATGGGATAGGATGTGCTCAGCCGCCTCCGGCTCTTTCAGTACGTCAGACAACTTACTTAAGTCAGTAGACATCATATTGATCTTTATTGCTCCCGGAAACGGTGATGTCTCAATTCCCATTGGTCGGTCTGCTATCCGGGACAAACATTTATCTAAGTAATCTTGAATCAGATTCCTAAAATTTACACAATTATTTGTAGAGTGAGTCCATTTCTCGTGCCATTTACATTAcaaattttctttttccttcttgtTTTTTCCGTATCTTATGTCTAGGTAGATAGGTCAAAATTTGGTGATAACCTAATGGATGCCTCAAAATTTAACCTAATGGCTGCATCAAAATTTCTTATGCCAGCTAGTCGGCCGCGATCTTACCTTCTCTCTTCACTATGAGTATGCTTCAAAAACATGTTTGCCAATACCTTTGTACAAGATTCCTACAACCCTGGATCAGTTGTTCTTAAGGGTGATTAGGGGAAATCAAATGAATCACAGCCTACAAACAATATTCCAAATCTGTTTCAAGAATGACCTGCTTGTAACCCAAATCCTATGGCAACATAAGGCCATGGTAGATGGCCATGAATTCAGCCACATTCTTGATTGTACAATCCAACTTCTCAAATAATGCAGACACCCATCTGCCttcattttaaaaaaacaatGTAAGGGAAAAACGTCTAATAAAAATATTCGTATATTCTCACTAATCAACGGGTTTTTCCCAAGCCAAAACCTACTCCTAAGAAGTTGTTAGATCGAAGTAGTACATTATACATCTGCCTACTAGCAGCAGAGGGGGTCTAATTCCCTTTATACGTGATGGGGCAAAAAGACAGATTCAATGAGATATGCCTGCATGTCGAGGGTGCGCTCCCACTCTCAGCTAAGGAAAGAGATAGAGAATTCATGTACTTCACGACTTTTTGCGGATCTATCATATCGTTACTTATCTCTGATTATGATTTCCCGTGTGCCGTACTACACCGCTAAGGTAAACAAACAAGAACTGAGCTAGCCTACTCCTCTTTCCTTTTCTGAATCAACTTGCCCTTTTGCTTACCATTTCTTAAAACTTGCGAGCCATTGTCCATTGCTCTTTTTCCTGGGCAAGATTTGACGCTTTCTTCCAAAGATAGTGGGTAATGAATTAAGATTAGTTTCTACGAAAGAGGCTTGGAATGAGCTTCCACTTTATCTAAAAAATTAAAATCTTTCTTTCCTTCTTATTAATCAGGTGAAGCCCCCCTTCTCGTTGCCACAGATGGATCTGCTacatcttgttcctacaactacCCAGTGGAGTGCATTTCAATCACAAGCCTTGATCTGTAAGGTAAAAGTAGGCCTTAGCTGGCTGACCTGATTTACCCCTTCTCGTGGATACCCGGCCCTTTATTAGATTTGGTGAACTCGTATCGCGGTGAATTAAACTCTGTTCCATGCCCCATTTCTTGTCAATCACATGATAAATTTATTAGGTCAATGGAGACCTCTTTCGGCAAATAATTATACCATAAAGCCCCAACTAGGTACTACCACTGATAGGAGTCTTTTTGCTAGTAGAATGACCCCACAAAAAGAAAGAATAGTGGGATGCTCACGCTCTTATTGGATGTGACAGTCAGTGATAGTGGATAAAATAACGAAGGGAAGAATTTAATTTAATCACATAATTGAATCGGGTCTCATCCCATTGATTCTTCGTTGCATACTTCAATGAGAAAGGAAAAGAGCTTTGTTGCTTGCTTTTTTGGGTGCGGTTGCAACATCTCGCTTTTCTTTTGAAAATGTGTACGCAACTTCCATGTACaatagctctctctctctctctctctctctaaaagaaTAATTGGGAACCATTCTCTCGGCCCTTCTGTATCTGACCCTGACACATACTCTAGCCTGACTTTGTCGTCCAAGTTGTATACCTCTAACAGTCTAATTGGTTTTTAAAAGCGATCTATTAACTGATTAACTATGAACTACGTAGGACTTGATTCATCTTTTGCTGAAAAGAGAAGGTACGTAGGTAGATCTCCTAAAAATGATTGAAGTTTCGCCTGCGTTTGAAAGTTAGCTCCTGCTTCGGAGCTTCAT
Protein-coding sequences here:
- the LOC132619968 gene encoding uncharacterized protein LOC132619968, which gives rise to MAEISLYQTKYFTNWIVGSYVDTPMDPTLKSSKDDLLLFENPERSKSFVRNLIYLTITRLNLTLALGFVSQYMQNPRQDHQEAFCSILRHPKKLQARKKGIHRIFFMRGCEYLDYRYQVWDHMKTLRKGKSIHELSDLKSKIVNKKTPVKQLRDLGFEDFEIVGLGFVIGCKTKAKAKNT